From the genome of Oncorhynchus masou masou isolate Uvic2021 chromosome 15, UVic_Omas_1.1, whole genome shotgun sequence:
GGACACATGCGGACGTGGCACTGTTCTTTGTGCACGGTGTGGGTGGCTCGCTGGACATCTGGGGCAGTCAGCTGGACTTCTTCTTCCGTCTGGGCTATGAGGTCATCGTGCCAGATCTGGTAGGTCACGGGGCGAGCTCGGCGCCCCAGATCGCGGCGGCATACACGTTCTATGCCCTGGCCGAGGACATGAGGGCCATCTTTAAGAGATATGCACGGAAAAGGAACATTCTCATTGGACACTCTTATGGGTGAGTTAGACAGAAGTGTGTtagttatagacactacatattGTATTTTCTGCCTTTTGCTCTCCcagactctctccatctctctctttgtacaGTGTGTCATTCTGTACATTCCTGGCCCATGAGTACCCCGACCAGGTCCACAAGATGGTGATGATAAACGGAGGAGGCCCCACAGCCCTGGAGCCCAGCCTTTGTTCCATCTTCAACCTGCCCACCTGCGTCCTGCActgcctctccccctgcctctcctggAGCTTTCTCAagtaagagcgagagagagagagtgtgtatgtgtgtgtgcatgccttcCTTGTATGGGTACAGACAAACTTCAGTACAAATATCTTTCCGTCTATGACGTTCAAGTATGATATCCTATATcctactcactctctcctctgcctccctcaggGCTGGATTTGCCCATCAGGGTGCAAAGGAGAAGCAGCTGTTGAAAGACAACAATGCTTTCAACGTGTCCTCCTTTGTGCTGCGTGCCATGATGAGTGGCCAGTACTGGCCAGAGGGCGACGAGGTGTACCATGCAGAGATCACTGTGCCCATCCTACTGGTGCACGGCATGTACGACAAGTTTGTGCCCGTGGAGGAGGATCAACGCATGGCAGAGGTGAGTGAGAAACCTTTAAACGCCAACTTTAACCCTTTCTTTAAACCTAATctaacctctctacctcctctcagaTCTTGCTGCTGGCCTTCCTGAAGATAATCAATGAGGGCAGTCACATGGTGATGATGGAGTGTCCCGAGAGCGTCAACACCCTCCTGCACGAGTTCTTCCTCTGGGAGCCAGACTCCGCTCCTAAATCTAAACCACGATCTGACACCGTCAATGCCCCCACTGCATCCAACGGGGGAGCAACTTCAGAAAGCCAAGTCAAGAATAAGTAGCCCATAGAAGGATGGATGTGTGTTATTGACTCCAATCAAAGCTTGCACAGTGATGTGTACTGTCTACCATGGCTGGTAGTGCTAGGCGTGTCTCCTCGGGTGCAGGGAGCTGGTTTGAGTCGGTTTGAACTGGTCTGGGCTGGTTTTGAGCTGGTTTAAGATTGAGATTTGAGGAGGTGgaacacagtacacagagacagatgGGTCCATATTTGGTCTAAGTCTGAGCCACTGCACTACATCAGAGGAAGGGCAAGAGGGATgcgagggagggtgaggagggacgGATAGATGGACGTCAAATGACGTTGACCGTGGAGGTCTATTGTATTGTTCTGATTGAGTGACTGATCCCTGACCGTGCCTTGGGGTAACGTGGGGCTGAAGAGGTGCTGagttgtagaggtggacctgatAATGTTATTggttttgtgtgttgtgtgttgcgtGTGGTACACCTCTAGTTGCACAATGGGTGGAAATGTCAAAACAAGGGTGcatcagagagggaagagaatgtATTGGAAGTGGTCAAGTCACACAAGAAAATAACTAGCCAAGAAGAACGCTTGTTATACTACTCAAGCCAAAGGTTAGCCAATGTTTGTGACAAGCAAACACCAGAACCAACTTTCTTTTTTCTGACTACTTCTTCACATTTGAAACTTCACAACATTGTGACTCAAGTTGAATGAGACATTTGAAATGATGTTTGACAATCAATGCTGCTTTTTGAGAACGAGCCAACTCCAATGTATTTAAATGCATTATTCAAACGCACTTCCCTGTCAGAATCATTCCAAATGACAAGCCATTTCTTGACATTGACAATGTTTTGCTTTGTCTACAGAGAAACAACTTGAGGGACAGGGGAAATACCAATGTGTGACTGTTTTACAAAGTCTCCTTGTGTATTTTATGGGGAAACAAATATGTTTCCTTTGGCTGCTGGTTAACTGGGAAGTAAAAACTGGTAGATATCAATGTGTGTTTTGGGCCCATTTTAGAAGGATTATTTTTCTTGCTGTTTCTTCATATTCCTCTACAAAACTATGCTGAACAATGATTGTTTACCTTTTCTTCAGGTAAAAGTGATATAAGCTATGAAAATGTTTATTGGTACACCAAAATATGGTACACCAAAAATGTTTGTAAAATCTGAGAATTCTTCAATGCCACATAGCAAGCTCTCGGTCATGTaactactgaacaaaaatgtaaacaaaaaagtgttggttcc
Proteins encoded in this window:
- the LOC135555079 gene encoding protein ABHD8-like, translated to MLTTLMDGLLCCLTGKSANVVVPIETSEPADGYEFVEVKPGRVLRVRHVIPDREVEEEPSGPGGSVHCKRKITVYRNGQLLIENLGDAVRQERLHAPNGEAEPNCTVEVELADPPSNPTPNSDTKVDKTGSVVGTGGAATAPDLTQQPRKRRRKPKRTVVIDSERKITSCKGTHADVALFFVHGVGGSLDIWGSQLDFFFRLGYEVIVPDLVGHGASSAPQIAAAYTFYALAEDMRAIFKRYARKRNILIGHSYGVSFCTFLAHEYPDQVHKMVMINGGGPTALEPSLCSIFNLPTCVLHCLSPCLSWSFLKAGFAHQGAKEKQLLKDNNAFNVSSFVLRAMMSGQYWPEGDEVYHAEITVPILLVHGMYDKFVPVEEDQRMAEILLLAFLKIINEGSHMVMMECPESVNTLLHEFFLWEPDSAPKSKPRSDTVNAPTASNGGATSESQVKNK